GCCGGCGGCACACTGTTGGGCAGAGGCACGTTGCGGATTTTTTGATAATTTTCGAGATTCTCTTTAAGATCGCCGAGCATCGAATCCCGTTTGGCTTCGTTGAATTGCAGGCCAATGATTTTCTCCGCGGCGGCGATGAGGGAGGGGGTGAGCGGTTGCACTTCCTCGGATTGCCCCTTCGTGATAAGGGGGATAAATATTGTACTGGCCAAAATACACGCGAACAAAGTACGCCAATTTAGTCGCATGTGAAATCCTTTTTCTATTTTGAAATTGAGATTAAAAATCTTGATGAGATCGATTCTTAGGTTCTACTTCCGATTATTTTGATTGATCGATTGAGTTGCAACAAGAGAATGGCTTGTATGCCCTTGGGCGATATGTAGAATTGATTGTTTATCTTTATCAAAAACCCTAGCTCACAAGCATAATTTGAAAATATATAAGTCGCAGTGTTTCTTGCTTTTTCAGTCTTCCAGGAAGTTGCTTTGCCCACTGATTTGACAAAATAATCCTTGACAGCATTATTCGAAACAGGGTAAAAACTTTTTGACAATACGAAAACTGTTTCAATTAATGATAATATCGTATAGGTGATTGATGAGAAATACGGGTTTTCACAAATAAAATCAGCCAAAAGGTCAATTTGTCCTTGACTTAATCGATCATTTGTTTCATCTCTTATTTCAGAGAACCGATTGCCTAAATCTGTTAAATAATAGTCATCCTTGTGCTTTACCACAAGATTCAAGAGTTTTGCAACAGCAATTCTATTTCGTATAGTTTTTTCAGATTTACCTTCCTGCTGACAAATCTCTCTTAGTCCCAAGCCCTCTCCTAAAAATTTTATAGACGTATTAAGCAAGCCCAACCTCACCATGCCATAGTCGCTTGACTGGATTTTTAGGAAATAGGATAACTCTTTGAAATTTTCATAGAACTTTGAGAGGATGGTCTCGGGTTTGTAGATAAATAATTCAATGTTTTCTTTCTTGCATGTTTCACGATGATTAGCAGTTGCCTCCGTTACAAAAATTGCCTTTTTGATTTGAGTGCTGATTAACTTGTTTTGCCTTTGTAAGCCTATCAAATCATCATGATATTGATTAATCTGTTCGATAATTTTCTCGTAAAAACCTACTACTTTCAACTCAATCAAGAGCAATTCATCGTTGATTAAATAAAGCAAATCAAGCTTGCCAGAGTCGACAAGTTTTTGTCTCGCGAGCAAGCTCAAATCCGAAGCTGACACTGACAAAATCTCAGCCAAAATTGATTTATCAGTGGTTAGAATATCCTCTATTATTTTTTCAGATATAGACCCAGTCATTCAGCCGTCCTCAACTGTTTACTTTGCTCGAGGAAATTCGATTCACCATCAAACTTCGAAACTAATGAAAATGGAGCAGATGTCTGCTCCATTTTCGTTTTCAGGCTCTTCATAAAACCGAAACAGGCGGCAAAGCTCCGAGGCAGGCAAATCCGTTTTCGCAAGCCTCATGTGCCTCGCGGCGGCGGCTTTAAACCTTCTTGTACATCGTGCCGATCGCCAGCAAGGCAAAACCGACCGTTACCAGCCAGAAGGCGTTCGCAGAAACGAATGCGATGGTGGTGAAATTCCCAAGAATGCCGAGAACGCCGGCAATGACGGCGATGAGCCAAACAACTTGGGTGGGGGCGTTGAACTTCATTTTCCATACCTCCGTTTTGAGGGGTGAAGGATAAAAGTGAGTTGACACTCATCCTGGAAAATGCCTTGCGCAGGCGCGCCGCTCGGGCGGCACCGGCAAGTCCCTGTCCTCAAATTTGCAAATACCGTTCACGGCATGCGCCAATATGTCAAAGCCAACGACAAGACGCAAGTAAAGTTTTCCCGTGGGCGGGCGCATTGGTTGGCAGATAGTAGAAAAGCCGATTCGAAAACGAAAAGCAACCCCTTTTG
The Cytophagia bacterium CHB2 DNA segment above includes these coding regions:
- a CDS encoding DUF2244 domain-containing protein → MKFNAPTQVVWLIAVIAGVLGILGNFTTIAFVSANAFWLVTVGFALLAIGTMYKKV